A genomic window from Triticum urartu cultivar G1812 chromosome 7, Tu2.1, whole genome shotgun sequence includes:
- the LOC125521905 gene encoding disease resistance protein PIK6-NP-like has protein sequence MNLSKLAHFFSLVFCFRFIGRYLLLVDDIWSVETWETIRNWLPHDNTKDSRVIVTTRFQAVGAACSERDGTDYLHTVNVLSDADSKSLFHQGVSECPSSKESERMDTRSQAIDTESSEGDGPDHLHSADVPSDADAKDLLKDRVSDPQGSKDREKEEANEEIWKYCGGLPLAIVTMDGLVACNPTKNNDHWSKVCKSLFPEHVAPLTLEGVTRILDYCYTDLPADLKTCSLYLSIFPKGSKISKKRLTRRCISECFVAEKQGLSAEEVAETYFNQLISRKIIRPVDHSSNGKVKSFKVHDMILEYIVSKSSEENFITVVGGHWLMPTPSNKVRRLSMQSSGSRHGNSTKGMNLSQVRSLTVFGSQNRRLPFESFNNGIIQVLDLEGWKGLTNKHLIDICKMLALKYLSLRRTEVSEIPSKIEKLQYLETLDIRETNVEVLPKGFGQLKQLRSMLGGNKNTRKALKLPHEKNKEPMKALRILSGIEIDEDSSAVASLHQLTGLRKLAIYKLSKREGGQTFTQLRSAIEYLCSCGLQTLTINDEGSDFINSLDTMSAPPRYIIGLELSGKMEKAPEWIKDLNNLYKLTLSVTVLQTRTFQLIQDLPKLFTLTFTLSAAKDDRDIVVLEENKQLTDREIIIPPGGFKSLKLLRFFATMVPRLSFAVTGKEVMLALERIDMRFEAFEGIYGIETLKSLQEVHLSVGNQADEITKFLVEDLKDTPKYLDKKYADKWPKIITE, from the coding sequence ATGAACTTAAGTAAGTTAGCACATTTCTTCTCACTTGTATTTTGTTTCCGTTTTATTGGCAGGTATCTCCTCTTGGTTGATGATATATGGTCTGTAGAAACATGGGAGACCATTAGAAATTGGTTGCCACATGATAATACAAAAGATAGTAGAGTGATAGTAACTACAAGATTTCAAGCTGTTGGTGCGGCGTGCTCAGAAAGAGATGGAACTGATTATCTGCACACTGTTAATGTTCTAAGTGATGCTGACTCCAAAAGTCTATTTCATCAGGGTGTTTCTGAATGCCCAAGCAGCAAAGAAAGCGAAAGAATGGATACAAGATCTCAAGCTATTGATACTGAGTCCTCTGAAGGAGATGGGCCTGATCATCTGCATTCAGCTGATGTTCCTAGTGATGCCGATGCAAAAGATCTGCTGAAGGATCGTGTTTCTGATCCACAAGGCAGCAAAGATCGGGAGAAAGAAGAGGCCAATGAGGAGATATGGAAATATTGTGGGGGCCTGCCTTTGGCCATAGTCACCATGGATGGCCTTGTGGCTTGCAACCCAACAAAAAACAATGATCATTGGAGTAAAGTTTGCAAGTCATTATTTCCAGAGCACGTGGCTCCCCTTACACTGGAGGGGGTCACAAGGATACTTGATTATTGCTATACTGATTTGCCTGCAGATCTCAAGACCTGCTCATTGTACTTGAGCATATTCCCCAAGGGCTCGAAAATTAGTAAGAAGCGTCTGACCCGGCGATGTATATCTGAATGTTTCGTCGCTGAGAAGCAAGGGCTAAGTGCAGAGGAAGTCGCAGAAACATACTTCAATCAGCTCATAAGCAGGAAGATAATACGCCCTGTGGATCACAGCAGCAATGGGAAGGTGAAATCCTTTAAAGTTCATGACATGATTCTCGAATATATCGTGTCCAAGTCAAGCGAAGAGAATTTTATTACTGTTGTTGGTGGCCATTGGTTGATGCCAACTCCTAGCAACAAAGTTCGTCGACTCTCTATGCAAAGCAGCGGTTCTAGGCATGGGAATTCAACAAAAGGTATGAACTTATCTCAAGTGCGGTCGCTGACAGTGTTTGGAAGCCAGAACCGACGACTCCCTTTCGAGTCGTTCAACAATGGAATAATACAAGTGCTGGACCTTGAGGGTTGGAAGGGTCTTACAAATAAACATCTAATTGACATATGTAAAATGCTTGCGCTGAAGTATTTGAGCCTCCGACGAACAGAGGTTTCTGAGATTCCCTCAAAGATTGAGAAGCTCCAGTATCTAGAAACTCTTGACATAAGGGAGACAAATGTTGAGGTGCTGCCCAAGGGTTTTGGACAGCTCAAGCAGCTCCGTAGCATGCTTGGAGGGAACAAAAACACAAGGAAGGCATTGAAGTTACCACATGAGAAGAATAAGGAGCCGATGAAAGCACTTCGTATACTGTCAGGGATTGAGATCGATGAGGACTCATCAGCTGTAGCAAGCCTTCATCAGCTGACTGGGCTAAGGAAGCTTGCCATTTACAAGCTCAGTAAACGGGAGGGCGGTCAGACCTTCACACAATTACGCTCCGCCATCGAGTACCTCTGCAGCTGTGGTCTGCAGACTCTTACAATCAATGATGAGGGCTCTGATTTTATTAACTCGTTAGACACTATGTCCGCTCCTCCAAGATACATCATTGGCCTGGAGCTGTCTGGCAAGATGGAAAAGGCCCCAGAGTGGATTAAAGATCTCAATAATCTCTACAAGCTAACCCTTTCTGTGACAGTTCTTCAAACTCGTACGTTTCAGCTCATCCAGGACCTACCAAAATTGTTTACCCTCACCTTTACACTCAGCGCAGCCAAGGATGATAGAGACATAGTGGTCCTTGAGGAAAATAAACAGCTTACTGATAGGGAGATCATTATTCCACCTGGGGGATTCAAGAGTCTAAAGCTTCTTCGCTTCTTTGCAACTATGGTGCCAAGGTTGAGCTTTGCAGTTACAGGAAAAGAGGTAATGCTAGCACTGGAGAGGATTGATATGCGATTCGAAGCCTTTGAAGGGATTTACGGCATCGAGACTCTCAAAAGCCTCCAAGAGGTGCATCTCAGTGTTGGTAATCAAGCAGATGAAATAACAAAGTTCTTGGTAGAAGATTTGAAGGACACCCCTAAGTATTTGGACAAAAAGTACGCTGACAAGTGGCCAAAGATAATCACCGAGTGA